In Planktothrix serta PCC 8927, a single window of DNA contains:
- a CDS encoding ABC1 kinase family protein, producing MLTQIDSKPLRWQRTRYSPLTRQLDVFTACGLFMFFLWWDRSLANNTSGQKRKRAIWLVKTMLDLGPTFIKIGQALSTRADILPLEYVEELEKLQDKVPPFSTDQAVAIIEAELGNSLFTLYRDFDEQPLAAASLGQVHKARLHTGEDVIVKVQRPGLKQLFDLDMQAVRRMIQFCQRNFSWSKFYNLDELYNEFFMILYQEIDYIKEGKNADRFRENFKNYPGILVPKVYWKYTTHTVLTMQYLPGIKADDRNQLLAYGIDLKRVNQLGICCYLKQILQDGFFQADPHPGNIAVSVEGNLIFYDFGMMAEVKALAKDQMIKAFFAVLKKDTDVVLDTLIDIGLIESVSDMKPVRKMVKFLLEEFTEKPVDFQMFNQIKEEIYIMFEQQPFRLPAQMMFILKSLTTLDGLARTLDPKYSLVACAQPFVKSLTISQQRGNLVGELAKQARDFIKFRLQQPSKTEVLIRRLEERLEEGELQIRVRSVESDRALRRINLAIKTLIYICWTGFTLIAGAILLIGNYQGWAVFVLVLSLFGLWMSVRSLFNLAIRERLDRIAES from the coding sequence ATGCTCACTCAAATTGATTCTAAACCGCTTCGTTGGCAGCGAACTCGATATTCTCCCTTGACTCGACAATTGGATGTGTTCACTGCCTGCGGACTGTTTATGTTCTTTTTATGGTGGGATAGAAGCCTTGCTAATAATACCTCTGGACAGAAACGAAAACGGGCAATTTGGTTAGTTAAAACCATGTTGGATTTAGGGCCGACTTTTATTAAAATTGGGCAAGCGTTATCAACACGAGCCGATATTTTACCCTTAGAATATGTTGAAGAATTAGAGAAATTACAGGATAAAGTTCCTCCCTTTAGTACCGATCAAGCTGTCGCTATTATTGAAGCAGAATTAGGCAATTCTTTATTTACATTATATCGAGATTTTGATGAACAACCTTTAGCCGCCGCTAGTTTAGGACAAGTACATAAAGCTAGACTGCATACCGGAGAAGATGTAATTGTCAAAGTCCAGCGTCCAGGGTTAAAACAATTGTTTGATTTAGATATGCAAGCAGTCCGGCGAATGATTCAGTTTTGTCAACGGAATTTTAGTTGGTCAAAGTTTTATAATCTTGATGAATTATATAATGAATTTTTTATGATTTTATATCAAGAGATTGATTATATTAAAGAAGGGAAAAATGCCGACCGATTTCGAGAGAATTTTAAAAATTATCCAGGGATTTTAGTTCCTAAAGTCTATTGGAAATATACCACCCATACAGTTCTGACAATGCAATATTTACCTGGTATTAAAGCTGATGATCGCAACCAATTATTAGCCTATGGAATTGATTTAAAACGGGTCAATCAATTGGGCATTTGTTGTTATTTAAAACAAATTCTTCAAGATGGATTTTTCCAAGCTGACCCTCACCCTGGAAATATTGCGGTTAGTGTCGAGGGGAATTTAATTTTTTATGATTTTGGCATGATGGCTGAAGTCAAAGCGTTAGCTAAAGATCAAATGATTAAAGCCTTTTTTGCGGTGTTAAAAAAAGATACGGATGTCGTGTTAGATACTTTAATTGATATTGGATTAATTGAATCTGTATCTGATATGAAACCTGTCAGAAAAATGGTAAAGTTTTTATTAGAAGAATTTACGGAAAAACCCGTTGATTTTCAGATGTTTAATCAAATTAAAGAAGAAATTTATATCATGTTTGAGCAGCAACCTTTCCGTTTACCTGCTCAAATGATGTTTATTTTAAAGTCTTTAACCACCTTAGATGGTCTAGCCAGAACATTAGACCCTAAATATAGTTTAGTCGCTTGTGCTCAACCCTTTGTCAAGAGTTTAACGATTTCTCAACAACGGGGTAATTTAGTCGGAGAATTAGCAAAACAGGCGCGAGATTTTATTAAATTTAGATTACAACAACCCAGTAAAACAGAGGTGTTAATTCGTCGTTTAGAAGAACGTTTAGAAGAAGGAGAGTTACAAATTAGAGTTCGGTCTGTGGAAAGCGATCGCGCCTTAAGACGGATTAATTTAGCGATTAAAACTTTAATTTATATCTGTTGGACAGGATTTACTTTAATTGCGGGGGCGATTTTATTAATTGGAAATTATCAAGGATGGGCGGTTTTTGTGTTAGTTTTATCATTATTTGGGTTATGGATGTCGGTGCGATCGCTCTTTAATCTGGCTATTCGAGAACGTTTAGACCGAATTGCAGAAAGTTAA